A region of Streptomyces cinnamoneus DNA encodes the following proteins:
- a CDS encoding DUF6777 domain-containing protein, whose translation MLAAAALLGGAGVAGCGNDTERKAARISLEAAGVIAPKPFMEAPDSDLRGVKAVTGARSRGAFGGTPGRTRCDKATLIQQITADKVKADAWAKARGIPADKIAEHIRSLTEEIVPEDTLVKNHNYEGDGKTVAYLSVLQVGTAVLLDPYDNPAVKCNCGNPLRQPENGIDREASTYTGKRWESFQSTQVTVIIVRSPEEGPRETLPVIDVQHPDRGFNRPAGSDGSTDSKPYPVTPPPSTVPTPSGSAPGTGSPSGPGEPSGSGSPSTSGTPSGSGGPSVPGPSSGRPSTGGPVTSKPPSGKPPATSAGPPRTGSPASSRPPATGKPPVASHSAAAVQPTAARTTAAAPPVHTTAAAPPAHTTGAAPPARTTAAAPPLRTTAAPVPSRTVAPPDAVTPGGQAPPGPARSAVP comes from the coding sequence TTGCTCGCCGCGGCTGCGCTGCTCGGCGGCGCGGGTGTGGCGGGCTGCGGCAACGACACGGAGAGGAAGGCCGCCAGGATCTCCCTGGAGGCGGCGGGCGTCATCGCCCCGAAGCCGTTCATGGAGGCCCCGGACTCCGACCTCCGGGGGGTCAAGGCCGTCACGGGAGCCCGCAGCCGCGGCGCGTTCGGCGGGACGCCGGGCAGGACCCGCTGCGACAAGGCGACGCTGATCCAGCAGATCACGGCCGACAAGGTCAAGGCGGACGCCTGGGCGAAGGCGCGCGGCATCCCCGCGGACAAGATCGCGGAGCACATCAGGTCACTGACCGAGGAGATCGTCCCGGAGGACACCCTGGTCAAGAACCACAACTACGAGGGCGACGGCAAGACGGTCGCGTACCTGTCCGTCCTCCAGGTCGGCACCGCCGTGCTCCTCGACCCGTACGACAACCCCGCGGTCAAGTGCAACTGCGGCAACCCCCTGCGGCAGCCGGAGAACGGCATCGACCGCGAGGCGTCCACGTACACCGGAAAGCGGTGGGAGAGCTTCCAGAGCACGCAGGTCACGGTCATCATCGTGCGGAGCCCCGAAGAGGGGCCGCGCGAGACCCTCCCGGTCATCGACGTCCAGCATCCCGACAGGGGGTTCAACCGGCCGGCCGGCAGCGACGGTTCGACCGACAGCAAGCCCTACCCCGTCACCCCGCCGCCGTCCACCGTGCCGACGCCGTCCGGCTCGGCGCCGGGCACGGGCTCCCCGTCCGGGCCGGGCGAGCCGTCCGGGTCCGGGTCGCCGTCCACGTCGGGGACGCCGTCCGGATCCGGCGGGCCGTCGGTCCCGGGCCCGTCCTCCGGGAGGCCGTCCACGGGCGGGCCGGTCACGTCGAAGCCGCCCAGCGGCAAGCCGCCGGCGACGTCGGCCGGTCCCCCCAGGACGGGTTCCCCGGCGTCGTCCAGGCCGCCCGCCACCGGCAAGCCGCCGGTCGCCAGCCATTCGGCCGCCGCGGTGCAGCCGACCGCCGCACGGACGACGGCCGCCGCGCCCCCGGTTCACACCACCGCGGCGGCACCGCCCGCCCACACCACCGGAGCCGCGCCCCCGGCCCGCACCACGGCCGCGGCACCGCCCTTGCGGACGACCGCCGCTCCCGTGCCGTCCAGGACCGTCGCGCCCCCGGACGCCGTCACTCCCGGAGGGCAAGCTCCGCCCGGGCCCGCTCGAAGTGCCGTTCCGTGA
- a CDS encoding ferritin-like domain-containing protein — translation MTEPAVLAEPPFRVPRDRADLQLFLQAALTLEHLTIPPYLTAMYSLRPGRNRPASHIIRSVVLEEMLHMTLVANLLSAVGGEALVADSRFVSSYPAVLPFSKEKVPVALRHFGPEALETFLYIERPAYVAEPPGHPSVGEDDGWTSVGQFYATLRAGVLRLSAELGERELFCGDPARQVGPADFYDSGGEVFAVTDLASALKALRVVTEQGEGADGTVFDSDEELFGETRQPAHYFRFDEIRRERAYGPYDTPAGGPSGPDIAVAWQDAYPLDPGAKVAHYPPGSAVRRAADRFNEVYARLLCVLQAAFTGTPAVLRAAVPTMLELRALSERLHRNPHPDPARRAAGLHASPTYEVTERHFERARAELALRE, via the coding sequence ATGACCGAGCCCGCGGTTCTCGCGGAACCGCCGTTCCGGGTGCCGCGCGACCGCGCGGACCTCCAGCTCTTCCTCCAGGCCGCGTTGACGCTCGAACACCTCACCATCCCGCCCTACCTGACGGCGATGTACTCCCTGCGCCCGGGCCGCAACCGGCCCGCCTCCCACATCATCCGGAGCGTCGTGCTGGAGGAGATGCTGCACATGACGCTCGTCGCCAACCTCCTGAGCGCGGTCGGCGGCGAGGCGCTCGTGGCCGACTCCCGCTTCGTCAGCTCCTATCCGGCCGTGCTGCCGTTCAGCAAGGAGAAGGTCCCCGTCGCCCTGCGCCACTTCGGGCCCGAGGCGCTGGAGACCTTCCTGTACATCGAACGCCCCGCGTACGTGGCGGAGCCGCCCGGCCACCCCTCGGTGGGCGAGGACGACGGCTGGACGTCCGTAGGGCAGTTCTACGCGACCCTTCGCGCGGGTGTGCTGCGCCTGTCGGCCGAGCTCGGCGAACGGGAGCTCTTCTGCGGCGACCCGGCCCGCCAGGTCGGCCCGGCGGACTTCTACGACTCCGGCGGCGAGGTCTTCGCGGTCACCGACCTGGCCTCCGCCCTGAAGGCCCTACGGGTCGTCACCGAGCAGGGCGAGGGCGCCGACGGGACCGTCTTCGACTCGGACGAGGAGCTGTTCGGGGAGACACGGCAGCCCGCCCACTACTTCCGGTTCGACGAGATCCGCCGGGAGCGCGCGTACGGCCCGTACGACACCCCCGCCGGCGGACCGTCCGGCCCGGACATCGCCGTCGCGTGGCAGGACGCCTATCCCCTCGACCCCGGGGCCAAGGTCGCCCACTACCCGCCCGGCAGCGCCGTACGGCGGGCGGCGGACCGTTTCAACGAGGTCTACGCCCGCCTGCTGTGCGTCCTGCAAGCCGCCTTCACCGGCACCCCCGCCGTGCTGCGGGCCGCGGTGCCCACCATGCTGGAGCTGCGGGCGCTCTCCGAGCGGCTCCACCGCAACCCGCACCCCGATCCCGCCAGGCGCGCCGCGGGGCTCCACGCGAGCCCGACCTACGAGGTCACGGAACGGCACTTCGAGCGGGCCCGGGCGGAGCTTGCCCTCCGGGAGTGA
- a CDS encoding GMC family oxidoreductase, with product MTAGPARPATPRYDVVVVGAGLAGSLVAKRLGDRGWRVLVLEAGTRTLDSWPGHLDALDTAHAALAKVPNAPYRRNPAAPFPDVLDLTGLPDGGYRADGYFLQNGPLPYGSDHLRATGGTALHWMGLAPRMHPDDFHVRRAYGYGRDWPLAYDDLEPHYRAAERELGVAGDADEQRDAIGLPFPPGYGYPMHKIPRSYLDSVIAARLDGVRLREAPDAPETTLRVVTTPHARNSTPNPGYDSGRGHRPRGAVGTPNYGERCVGHAFCVPICPVQAKYTPLKTQATWSDDVTLVAHAVVSRVLTAGNGRVLGVEYQRYDDPASPAHTTRTAEADLVVLAAHAVENAKLLLLSGLADASGQVGRNLMDHPVLLTWGLLDHPAGPFRGPGSTSGLECFRTGPARRDRAPFRVEIGNWGWSWPAGSPSGDVSRLLGITGDPSQPRGKGLFGARLRRELGHFVGRQFSFQFAFEQDAESRNRVTVDPRHRDRLGIPRPVLTYDLSDHVKRGIASAKAVSDQLFRLLGAEDHTAYAPGTSAPGWFRHGDGAFEFKGAGHAAGTHVMGASRADSVVDPWQRCWDHPNLYAVGCGSMPSVGTSNPSLTMAALTLRSCERMHRDLTELHRPAALRLPEGRP from the coding sequence GTGACCGCCGGACCGGCGCGGCCCGCCACGCCGCGGTACGACGTCGTCGTGGTGGGCGCCGGGCTGGCCGGCTCGCTGGTCGCCAAGCGGCTGGGTGACCGCGGCTGGCGGGTCCTCGTCCTGGAGGCCGGCACCCGCACCCTCGACAGCTGGCCCGGCCACCTCGACGCCCTCGACACCGCCCACGCGGCCCTGGCGAAGGTCCCCAACGCGCCCTACCGCCGCAATCCGGCGGCCCCCTTCCCCGACGTCCTCGACCTGACCGGCCTGCCGGACGGCGGCTACCGCGCCGACGGCTACTTCCTGCAGAACGGCCCCCTGCCCTACGGCAGCGACCACCTCCGGGCCACCGGCGGCACCGCCCTGCACTGGATGGGCCTCGCGCCCCGCATGCACCCCGACGACTTCCACGTCCGGCGCGCCTACGGCTACGGCCGGGACTGGCCCCTGGCCTACGACGACCTGGAGCCCCACTACCGCGCCGCCGAACGCGAACTGGGCGTCGCCGGCGACGCCGACGAGCAACGCGACGCCATCGGCCTGCCCTTCCCGCCCGGCTACGGCTACCCCATGCACAAGATCCCCCGCAGCTACCTCGACTCCGTGATCGCCGCCCGCCTCGACGGCGTCCGGCTCCGGGAGGCACCGGACGCTCCCGAGACCACCCTGCGCGTCGTCACCACCCCCCACGCCCGCAACAGCACCCCCAACCCCGGCTACGACAGCGGCCGCGGCCACCGCCCCCGGGGCGCGGTCGGTACGCCCAACTACGGCGAGCGCTGCGTCGGCCACGCCTTCTGCGTGCCCATCTGTCCCGTCCAGGCCAAGTACACCCCCCTCAAGACCCAGGCCACATGGAGCGACGACGTCACCCTCGTCGCCCACGCCGTGGTCTCCCGGGTCCTCACCGCCGGGAACGGCCGCGTCCTCGGCGTCGAGTACCAGCGCTACGACGACCCCGCCAGCCCCGCGCACACCACCCGCACCGCGGAGGCGGACCTCGTCGTCCTGGCCGCCCACGCCGTCGAGAACGCCAAGCTGCTCCTGCTCTCCGGGCTCGCGGACGCCAGCGGGCAGGTCGGGCGCAACCTCATGGACCACCCCGTGCTGCTCACCTGGGGACTGCTGGACCACCCCGCGGGGCCGTTCCGCGGGCCCGGATCCACCTCGGGTCTGGAGTGCTTCCGCACCGGCCCCGCCCGGCGAGACCGCGCACCCTTCCGCGTCGAGATCGGCAACTGGGGCTGGTCCTGGCCGGCCGGCTCCCCGTCCGGCGACGTCTCCCGGCTGCTCGGCATCACCGGCGACCCGTCACAGCCGCGCGGCAAGGGCCTGTTCGGCGCACGGCTGCGCCGGGAACTGGGGCACTTCGTCGGCCGCCAGTTCAGCTTCCAGTTCGCCTTCGAACAGGACGCCGAGAGCCGCAACCGCGTGACCGTCGACCCCCGGCACCGCGACCGGCTCGGCATCCCCCGGCCCGTCCTCACCTACGACCTCTCCGACCACGTCAAGCGCGGCATCGCGTCGGCCAAGGCCGTCTCCGACCAGCTGTTCCGGCTGCTGGGGGCCGAGGACCACACCGCTTACGCCCCCGGGACGTCCGCACCCGGCTGGTTCCGCCACGGTGACGGCGCGTTCGAGTTCAAGGGCGCCGGTCACGCCGCCGGCACCCACGTCATGGGAGCCTCCCGCGCCGACTCCGTGGTCGACCCGTGGCAGCGCTGCTGGGACCACCCCAACCTCTACGCCGTCGGCTGCGGCAGCATGCCCTCGGTCGGCACCTCCAACCCCTCCCTCACGATGGCCGCCCTCACCTTGCGCAGCTGCGAGCGGATGCACCGCGACCTGACGGAGCTGCACCGGCCGGCGGCCCTCCGGCTCCCGGAAGGACGGCCATGA
- a CDS encoding threonine/serine dehydratase — MHRLTYDDVKRAADRVAGHVRPVTVTAAAPGLWLALEHMQHTGSFKARGARNFLAAHQEDGTLPAAGVTIASGGNAGLACAWAARAQGVRATVFLPENAPHVKVAKLRSYGADVRLVGTEYAQALAACEEFARTTGALPSHAYDHPLIAAGAGTLLDEVRERVPGLDTVVVAVGGGGLFAGVATAARHHGVRTVAVEPENCRALNAALDAGRVVDVTVDSVAADALGARRVSADALALARDGGVRSVLVPDDEIVRTRQTLWDDRRLAVEHAAATALAALAGGERAAYVPAAGERVAVVVCGANTDPSDLVQR; from the coding sequence GTGCACCGCCTCACCTACGACGACGTCAAGCGGGCCGCCGACCGGGTCGCCGGGCACGTGCGGCCCGTGACCGTCACCGCCGCGGCGCCCGGCCTGTGGCTGGCGCTGGAGCACATGCAGCACACCGGTTCCTTCAAGGCCCGGGGCGCCCGCAACTTCCTCGCCGCCCACCAGGAGGACGGCACGTTGCCGGCCGCGGGCGTGACCATCGCCTCGGGTGGCAACGCCGGGCTCGCCTGCGCCTGGGCCGCGCGGGCCCAAGGGGTGCGGGCGACCGTCTTCCTCCCCGAGAACGCCCCGCACGTCAAGGTCGCCAAGCTCCGCTCGTACGGCGCCGACGTCCGTCTGGTCGGCACCGAGTACGCCCAGGCTCTCGCCGCCTGCGAGGAGTTCGCCCGCACCACCGGCGCCCTGCCCAGCCACGCCTACGACCACCCGCTGATCGCCGCCGGCGCCGGCACGCTCCTCGACGAGGTCCGCGAGCGCGTCCCCGGCCTCGACACCGTCGTCGTCGCCGTGGGCGGCGGCGGGCTGTTCGCCGGGGTCGCCACCGCCGCCCGCCACCACGGCGTCCGGACCGTCGCCGTCGAGCCCGAGAACTGCCGGGCGCTCAACGCCGCCCTGGACGCCGGACGCGTGGTCGACGTGACCGTGGACTCGGTCGCGGCGGACGCGCTCGGTGCCCGGCGGGTGTCCGCGGACGCCCTGGCCCTCGCGCGGGACGGGGGCGTGCGGTCCGTCCTCGTGCCGGACGACGAGATCGTGCGTACCCGCCAGACCCTCTGGGACGACCGCCGGCTCGCCGTGGAGCACGCGGCGGCCACCGCTCTCGCCGCCCTCGCCGGCGGGGAGCGGGCCGCCTACGTGCCCGCCGCCGGCGAACGCGTCGCCGTGGTGGTCTGCGGCGCCAACACCGACCCCAGCGACCTCGTGCAGCGCTAG
- a CDS encoding TetR/AcrR family transcriptional regulator, with the protein MQGETTMGGTTPTAAEVIEARVLDAAEELFYGQGLQSVGMDAIRAASGVSLKRLYQLFPSKEALVEAYLRRRDERWREALEAHVHGASAGRDRVLAVFDWLGLWFAEPDFRGCAFVNSFGELGAVSPGVAAAARAHKDAFRRYLATLVSEADAPPRLADQFLLLAEGAMTTAALCGDPRPARHAREAASVLLDAA; encoded by the coding sequence ATGCAAGGGGAGACGACGATGGGCGGCACGACGCCGACGGCGGCGGAGGTGATCGAGGCGCGGGTCCTCGACGCCGCCGAAGAACTCTTCTACGGCCAGGGCCTCCAGTCCGTGGGCATGGACGCGATCCGTGCCGCCTCCGGCGTCTCCCTCAAGCGCCTCTACCAGCTCTTCCCCTCCAAGGAAGCGCTCGTGGAGGCCTATCTGCGCCGTCGCGACGAGCGCTGGCGCGAGGCGCTGGAAGCCCACGTCCACGGGGCCTCCGCCGGTCGCGACCGCGTCCTCGCGGTCTTCGACTGGCTCGGGCTCTGGTTCGCCGAACCGGACTTCAGGGGCTGCGCGTTCGTCAACTCCTTCGGCGAACTGGGCGCCGTCTCCCCGGGCGTCGCGGCCGCGGCCCGCGCGCACAAGGACGCCTTCCGCCGGTACCTCGCGACCCTCGTGTCCGAGGCGGACGCGCCGCCGCGACTGGCGGACCAGTTCCTGCTGCTCGCGGAGGGCGCGATGACGACGGCCGCGCTCTGCGGCGACCCCCGACCGGCCCGCCACGCACGCGAGGCGGCGTCGGTGCTTCTGGACGCGGCCTAG
- a CDS encoding DUF1348 family protein translates to MPDTRPPCPPFTAETALRKVRAAEDAWNTRDPERVALAYTEDSEWRNRDVFLTGRTEIVAFLRAKWERELDYRLRKELWAFTGDRIAVRFEYEWHDAAGQWYRSYGNENWEFDANGLMRRRFASVNDLAITERERRVLPPAGSSAGA, encoded by the coding sequence ATGCCCGACACCAGGCCGCCGTGCCCGCCGTTCACCGCCGAGACCGCTCTGCGGAAGGTCAGGGCCGCCGAGGACGCGTGGAACACCCGCGACCCCGAACGGGTCGCCCTCGCCTACACCGAGGACTCCGAGTGGCGCAACCGCGACGTGTTCCTCACCGGCCGGACGGAGATCGTGGCGTTCCTGCGCGCGAAGTGGGAGCGCGAGCTGGACTACCGGCTGCGCAAGGAGCTGTGGGCCTTCACCGGCGACCGCATCGCCGTGCGCTTCGAGTACGAGTGGCACGACGCCGCCGGCCAGTGGTACCGCAGTTACGGCAACGAGAACTGGGAGTTCGACGCGAACGGGCTGATGCGGCGCCGCTTCGCCAGCGTCAACGACCTGGCCATCACGGAGCGGGAGCGGCGCGTCCTTCCCCCCGCGGGGTCATCCGCAGGGGCGTGA
- a CDS encoding cupin domain-containing protein, protein MTLITAPDGLVVPPGEGRTLVTPAQQVTFKVTGEHSKAASSFEVVVPPGFDVGAHLHTRSEELFYVLEGELDVLAFEPRIRTRDNWREWESPSGQRCVRATAGTVIVVPAGCPHAFANPTGDPARMFFQASPPPDHERYFEELFEILNSGPPVDEEAVAKLRVRYDIEQLTPLRMTPRGEGRAAPAP, encoded by the coding sequence ATGACGCTCATCACCGCGCCCGACGGCCTGGTCGTGCCCCCTGGGGAAGGCCGCACCCTCGTCACCCCGGCCCAGCAGGTGACCTTCAAGGTCACCGGGGAGCACTCGAAGGCCGCCTCCAGCTTCGAGGTCGTCGTCCCGCCCGGCTTCGACGTCGGCGCCCACCTGCACACCCGCAGCGAGGAACTCTTCTACGTCCTGGAGGGCGAGCTCGACGTCCTCGCCTTCGAGCCCCGCATCCGCACCCGGGACAACTGGCGGGAGTGGGAGTCCCCGAGCGGTCAGCGGTGCGTGCGCGCGACCGCCGGCACGGTGATCGTCGTGCCGGCGGGCTGTCCCCACGCGTTCGCCAACCCCACGGGGGACCCGGCCCGCATGTTCTTCCAGGCCTCGCCCCCGCCGGACCACGAGCGCTACTTCGAGGAACTCTTCGAGATCCTCAACTCCGGTCCGCCCGTGGACGAGGAGGCCGTGGCCAAGCTGCGCGTGCGCTACGACATCGAGCAGCTCACGCCCCTGCGGATGACCCCGCGGGGGGAAGGACGCGCCGCTCCCGCTCCGTGA
- a CDS encoding cytochrome P450, protein MTTSERAPDRYPVRFWDVGDLKGLDFDPFMADRLRDDPVSRVKLPHGEGHAWLVTRYEDVKFVTSDPRFSRQAVLGRPITRLAPHFIPLDEAVGFADPPEHTRLRKSVAKAFTARSLDRLRPGAQRAADELLDAMERQGPPADLMEHLNGPLPLAVISDLMGVPEEDRPRMAEWTNVQLSAGHGRKASEQAKENMAAYFTELLGHRCAEPRDDLAGDLAQATTQGELSMAEAVAVALLIQASAAHAVRNNSGNMVYALLTHPQHTARLRSEPGLLPQAIEELLRFIPHRNAVGLARVATEDVEVGGVLIRAGEVVHSSYLTANRDPAVFDRPDELDFDREHNPHLSFGHGPHFCLGSMLARLESEIILATLLRRFPRLRLAEPVESVPWQRDALIRGPERLPVTW, encoded by the coding sequence ATGACCACGAGCGAAAGAGCGCCGGACCGATACCCCGTTCGCTTCTGGGACGTGGGGGACCTCAAGGGCCTGGACTTCGATCCATTCATGGCCGACCGACTGCGCGACGATCCGGTGTCCCGGGTCAAGCTGCCCCACGGCGAGGGGCACGCCTGGCTCGTGACCCGCTACGAGGACGTCAAGTTCGTCACGTCCGACCCGCGCTTCAGCCGGCAGGCCGTGCTCGGCCGCCCGATCACCCGGCTCGCCCCGCACTTCATCCCGCTGGACGAGGCGGTGGGCTTCGCCGACCCGCCCGAGCACACCCGGCTGCGCAAGTCCGTGGCCAAGGCCTTCACCGCCCGCAGCCTCGACCGGCTGCGCCCCGGAGCCCAGCGCGCCGCCGACGAACTGCTCGACGCCATGGAGCGGCAGGGCCCGCCCGCCGACCTGATGGAACACCTCAACGGACCGCTGCCGCTGGCCGTGATCAGCGACCTGATGGGCGTCCCCGAGGAGGACCGGCCGCGGATGGCCGAGTGGACGAACGTCCAGCTGTCGGCCGGACACGGACGGAAGGCCAGCGAGCAGGCCAAGGAGAACATGGCGGCCTACTTCACGGAGCTGCTCGGGCACCGCTGTGCCGAGCCGCGCGACGACCTCGCCGGGGACCTCGCCCAGGCCACCACGCAGGGCGAGCTCAGCATGGCGGAGGCCGTGGCCGTCGCGCTGCTCATCCAGGCCAGCGCCGCCCACGCCGTGCGCAACAACAGCGGCAACATGGTCTACGCCCTGCTCACCCACCCGCAGCACACGGCGCGGCTGCGCTCCGAACCCGGCCTGCTGCCGCAGGCGATCGAGGAGCTGCTGCGCTTCATCCCCCACCGCAACGCCGTGGGCCTCGCCCGCGTCGCCACCGAGGACGTCGAGGTGGGCGGCGTCCTCATCCGGGCCGGCGAGGTCGTCCACTCGTCCTACCTCACGGCCAACCGCGATCCGGCCGTCTTCGACCGCCCGGACGAGCTGGACTTCGACCGCGAGCACAACCCGCACCTGTCCTTCGGGCACGGACCCCACTTCTGCCTGGGGTCGATGCTGGCCCGGCTGGAGTCGGAGATCATCCTCGCCACCCTGCTGCGGCGGTTCCCCCGTCTCCGGCTCGCGGAGCCCGTGGAGAGTGTCCCCTGGCAGCGGGACGCGCTCATCCGGGGCCCGGAGCGCCTGCCCGTCACCTGGTAG
- a CDS encoding DUF6528 family protein translates to MLSARASRRSSRRGARHREGAGVEYGCGKPTRVAGARRPVAAVLAVLLILAATGAAQARERGAPRAPSSSPIVAADQTTRSVLVLDSSRSRWDAEDDDDPGVLWSWSADRRAGLADLDPGTSWSNPSEVKFRSLGGKRYLLATASGGLAAVVGYPGREVYWATDTGRGNAHSIELLPDGNVAVAASTGGFVRLYAAATGSRATRHAQVPLAGAHGVHWDPRTRLLWAVGSRQLVALEAGGEEDDPTLTVVRRVTLPTRNGHDLAPVLASPGRLWVTTGSAVYQYSTAEQAFVPYALQSRVSAPGIKSVGDDPRTGQVLVTRPEPGHACSWCTTTLVLYQPDGARTLLRGGIYKARWWTTARG, encoded by the coding sequence ATGCTGTCGGCGCGCGCGTCCCGCCGGTCCTCCCGGCGCGGAGCGCGCCACAGGGAGGGAGCCGGGGTGGAGTACGGGTGCGGGAAGCCCACACGGGTGGCGGGGGCGAGACGGCCGGTGGCCGCTGTGCTCGCGGTTCTGTTGATACTGGCGGCGACCGGCGCGGCACAGGCACGGGAGCGCGGGGCACCGCGGGCACCGTCGTCCTCACCGATCGTGGCCGCCGACCAGACGACGCGGTCGGTGCTGGTCCTCGACTCGTCGAGGTCGCGCTGGGACGCGGAGGACGACGACGACCCGGGGGTGCTGTGGTCGTGGAGCGCGGACCGGCGGGCGGGCCTCGCCGACCTGGATCCGGGGACCTCGTGGTCGAATCCGAGCGAGGTCAAGTTCCGCAGCCTGGGCGGCAAGCGCTATCTGCTGGCCACGGCCTCCGGCGGGCTGGCGGCCGTGGTCGGGTACCCGGGCCGGGAGGTGTACTGGGCGACCGACACCGGCAGGGGCAACGCGCACAGCATCGAGCTGCTGCCCGACGGCAACGTGGCGGTGGCCGCGAGCACCGGCGGCTTCGTGCGGCTCTACGCCGCCGCCACCGGTTCGCGGGCCACCCGGCACGCCCAGGTGCCGCTGGCCGGGGCGCACGGGGTGCACTGGGATCCCCGGACGCGGCTGCTGTGGGCGGTGGGCAGCCGGCAGTTGGTGGCGTTGGAGGCGGGCGGCGAGGAGGACGACCCGACGCTGACCGTCGTCCGGCGTGTCACCCTGCCCACCCGGAACGGTCACGACCTCGCGCCGGTGCTCGCCAGTCCGGGCCGGCTGTGGGTGACGACAGGCTCGGCGGTGTACCAGTACTCGACGGCTGAGCAGGCGTTCGTGCCGTACGCCCTGCAGTCCCGCGTCAGCGCTCCGGGGATCAAGAGCGTCGGCGACGACCCCCGTACGGGGCAGGTGCTGGTGACCCGGCCCGAGCCGGGCCACGCCTGCTCCTGGTGCACCACGACCCTGGTCCTCTACCAGCCCGACGGCGCCCGGACGCTGTTGCGGGGCGGCATCTACAAGGCCCGGTGGTGGACGACCGCGCGGGGCTGA
- a CDS encoding CapA family protein, with amino-acid sequence MRKHAGRVLLAALGLLGGAAAGCSPGAEPRASVPAPSRAAGRGGFTLVATGDVLPHAEVIRQARQDGRRSGTGYDFRPMLAGVQPVVSAADVAICHMETVYGEEKGPFRGYPAFVSPPHVARALKETGYDSCSTASNHTLDAGAKGVRRTLDAMDAVRLRHSGSARSAAEAARVNLLRAGPARVAHLAYTYGTNDVPLPEGRPWTVNLIDRGRIVADARAARKAGADVVVVSLHWGTEWQPEPDEQQLTLARRLTAAATGGRPDVDLIIGTHNHVPQAYEKVNGTWVVYGMGDQLAGRMFNPEGAPDERGNQSSLARFSFAPPARRGGRWTVTKAEFVPQLTDLARGFRVLDLSRAAGEQPGRERLSAARDRIREAVLSRGAGKDGLVMTGEPAAHGAGRSGAARATR; translated from the coding sequence GTGAGGAAGCACGCGGGCAGGGTGTTGTTGGCCGCGCTCGGCCTTCTCGGCGGCGCGGCGGCGGGCTGTTCGCCGGGCGCGGAGCCCCGGGCGAGCGTCCCCGCGCCCTCGCGCGCGGCCGGGCGGGGCGGGTTCACGCTCGTGGCCACCGGTGACGTGCTTCCGCACGCCGAGGTGATCCGGCAGGCGCGGCAGGACGGCCGGCGGTCCGGCACCGGCTACGACTTCCGGCCCATGCTCGCCGGCGTCCAGCCGGTCGTCTCCGCCGCCGATGTGGCGATCTGTCACATGGAGACCGTGTACGGCGAGGAGAAGGGCCCGTTCCGCGGCTATCCGGCGTTCGTCTCACCGCCGCACGTGGCGCGGGCGCTCAAGGAGACGGGGTACGACTCCTGTTCCACCGCCTCCAACCACACGCTGGACGCCGGCGCCAAGGGGGTGCGGCGCACGCTGGACGCCATGGACGCCGTACGGCTGCGGCACTCCGGTTCGGCCCGGTCGGCCGCGGAGGCGGCCCGGGTGAACCTCCTGCGGGCCGGCCCGGCGAGGGTCGCCCACCTCGCGTACACCTACGGGACCAACGACGTCCCCCTGCCCGAGGGCCGGCCGTGGACGGTCAACCTCATCGACCGCGGCCGCATCGTCGCCGACGCGCGGGCGGCCCGGAAGGCCGGGGCCGACGTCGTCGTGGTGAGCCTGCACTGGGGCACCGAGTGGCAGCCGGAGCCGGACGAGCAGCAGCTGACGCTCGCCCGGCGGCTCACGGCCGCGGCCACGGGGGGCCGCCCCGACGTCGACCTGATCATCGGTACGCACAACCACGTGCCGCAGGCCTACGAGAAGGTCAACGGCACGTGGGTCGTCTACGGCATGGGCGACCAGCTGGCGGGGAGGATGTTCAACCCCGAGGGGGCGCCCGACGAGCGGGGGAACCAGAGTTCCCTCGCCCGCTTCTCCTTCGCGCCGCCCGCACGGCGTGGCGGCCGCTGGACGGTGACGAAGGCGGAGTTCGTGCCCCAGCTGACCGACCTGGCAAGGGGGTTCAGGGTGCTCGACCTGAGCCGTGCGGCCGGGGAGCAGCCGGGCCGCGAGCGCCTGTCGGCCGCCCGCGACCGGATCCGCGAGGCCGTGCTGTCGCGGGGCGCCGGCAAGGACGGCCTCGTCATGACGGGCGAGCCGGCCGCGCACGGCGCCGGGCGGTCCGGCGCCGCCCGTGCCACCCGGTGA
- a CDS encoding SH3 domain-containing protein, which yields MFRTFALRGRKVPAAVLAATVLGGSLLVTGPAQAVPPTRPYGTSTAVKGLNERSYPSTDASVRGVIKFHSQVGVRCKVHAQEVAGNSVWYLLRDRATWVAAKYVENTGDVPLCKAVNRNAMDDSPESHNAVG from the coding sequence ATGTTCAGGACATTCGCGCTCCGCGGCAGGAAGGTCCCGGCCGCCGTCCTCGCCGCCACCGTGCTCGGCGGGTCGCTGCTCGTCACCGGCCCGGCGCAGGCTGTCCCGCCGACCAGGCCGTACGGCACCTCCACCGCGGTCAAGGGCCTCAACGAGCGCTCGTACCCGAGCACCGACGCCTCCGTGCGCGGGGTCATCAAGTTCCACAGCCAGGTCGGGGTGCGCTGCAAGGTCCACGCTCAGGAGGTGGCCGGCAACAGCGTCTGGTACCTCCTGCGGGACCGGGCCACCTGGGTGGCGGCGAAGTACGTCGAGAACACCGGGGACGTGCCCCTGTGCAAAGCCGTCAACCGCAACGCCATGGACGACAGTCCGGAGTCCCACAACGCCGTGGGATGA